The Thermobispora bispora DSM 43833 genome window below encodes:
- a CDS encoding leucyl aminopeptidase family protein yields the protein MPIATTLAVVHGPGGDAELVAVPFGPDSPPKIDLPVPVTALLDHYQAKGEAGEVVEVPVPRGDGVGRVLLYGIGAGSAAELRKAGAALARKAKDRERLQITLPDHDDGAALAEGALLAGYTFTIGASRTAPVRRIELVGADERAVRRGEVIARATGLARDLINTPSSVKTPAWLAEQAREIAADAGLAVRVWEGDELAPFGGIRAVAQGSVHPPCLIELSYAPPGARGHVVLAGKGITFDSGGLSLKPTDNMKLMKTDMAGGGAVLGVLSALPALEAPVKVTGLVACAENAFSGSAQRPGDVITQYGGRTVEVLNTDAEGRLVLADALAYAHRELDPDVMIDIATLTGAARVALGQTHAALYATDDAVARGLLHAAEESGERLWRMPLVEDYRGMLDSDIADLANVDRDETGSAGSITAALFLREFTGGRPWAHLDIAGPARSAADEAEITKGGTGFGVRLLLRYLAAWGTGPAAPASR from the coding sequence GTGCCCATCGCCACCACACTGGCCGTCGTCCACGGTCCCGGCGGTGACGCGGAGCTGGTCGCCGTGCCGTTCGGGCCGGACTCGCCCCCGAAGATCGACTTACCGGTGCCGGTGACCGCGCTGCTCGACCACTACCAGGCCAAGGGCGAGGCCGGTGAGGTGGTCGAGGTGCCCGTCCCCCGCGGCGACGGCGTGGGCCGGGTCCTGCTCTACGGGATCGGCGCGGGCTCGGCCGCCGAGCTGCGCAAGGCGGGGGCCGCCCTGGCGCGGAAGGCGAAGGACCGCGAGCGGCTCCAGATCACCCTGCCGGACCATGACGACGGCGCGGCGCTCGCCGAGGGCGCCCTGCTCGCCGGGTACACGTTCACCATCGGCGCGAGCCGTACCGCCCCGGTGCGCCGGATCGAGCTGGTCGGCGCGGACGAGCGGGCGGTGCGCCGGGGCGAGGTGATCGCCCGGGCCACCGGCCTCGCCCGGGATCTGATCAACACCCCGTCGTCGGTGAAGACGCCGGCCTGGCTCGCCGAACAGGCCAGGGAGATCGCCGCCGACGCCGGCCTCGCCGTACGCGTGTGGGAGGGGGACGAGCTCGCCCCGTTCGGCGGGATCCGGGCGGTGGCGCAGGGGTCGGTCCACCCGCCCTGCCTGATCGAGCTGAGCTACGCGCCGCCCGGGGCGCGCGGCCACGTCGTGCTCGCCGGAAAGGGCATCACCTTCGACAGCGGCGGGCTCTCGCTCAAGCCCACCGACAACATGAAGCTGATGAAGACCGACATGGCGGGCGGCGGGGCCGTGCTCGGGGTGCTGAGCGCCCTGCCGGCGTTGGAGGCGCCGGTCAAGGTCACCGGGCTCGTCGCCTGCGCGGAGAACGCCTTCTCCGGCTCGGCGCAGCGCCCCGGCGACGTCATCACCCAGTACGGCGGGCGCACGGTCGAGGTGCTCAACACGGACGCCGAGGGGCGGCTCGTGCTCGCCGACGCGCTGGCGTACGCGCACCGGGAGCTCGACCCCGACGTGATGATCGACATCGCCACGCTCACCGGCGCGGCCCGGGTGGCGCTCGGGCAGACCCACGCCGCGCTCTACGCCACCGACGACGCGGTCGCCCGCGGGCTGCTCCACGCCGCGGAGGAGAGCGGGGAGCGGCTCTGGCGGATGCCGCTGGTCGAGGACTACCGGGGGATGCTCGACTCCGACATCGCCGACCTCGCCAACGTCGACCGCGACGAGACGGGCTCGGCCGGTTCGATCACCGCCGCGCTGTTCCTGCGCGAGTTCACCGGTGGGCGGCCCTGGGCCCACCTCGACATCGCCGGACCGGCCCGGTCGGCGGCGGACGAGGCCGAGATCACCAAGGGCGGCACCGGCTTCGGGGTGCGGCTGCTCCTGCGCTACCTCGCCGCATGGGGCACGGGGCCGGCCGCGCCCGCGTCCAGGTGA
- a CDS encoding DUF3117 domain-containing protein, translating to MAAMKPRTGDGPLEVTKEGRGIVMRVPLEGGGRLVVELSPEEANALGDALKNAVG from the coding sequence ATGGCGGCGATGAAGCCGCGGACCGGTGACGGTCCGCTGGAGGTCACCAAAGAAGGACGGGGCATCGTCATGCGGGTCCCCCTTGAGGGTGGAGGCCGCCTGGTCGTGGAGCTTTCGCCGGAAGAGGCCAACGCTCTCGGTGACGCGCTGAAGAACGCGGTCGGCTGA
- a CDS encoding enoyl-CoA hydratase/isomerase family protein — MTASTGQTAGTPTRPLVRYEVGEAVATITLDRPEAMNALTDRLRGELHAALRRAAEDRSVRAVVLTGTGRAFCAGQDLRELSGAVEQGQGIGDLVREHYNPLVLTITGMPKPVVAAVNGVAAGAGAALAFACDFRVAADTARFVMAFTGIGLAPDSGASWTLQRLVGPARAREMLLLGDPVDAARALEIGLVTRVVPADELPAAARELALRLAQGPTLAYAATKRLLDHAAASTLEAALDREAELQEGLVRTADHAAARKAFLNKERPRFEGR, encoded by the coding sequence ATGACTGCCTCCACCGGTCAGACCGCCGGCACGCCGACCCGCCCGCTCGTCCGGTACGAGGTCGGCGAGGCCGTCGCCACCATCACCCTCGACCGCCCCGAGGCGATGAACGCGCTCACCGACCGGCTCAGGGGTGAGCTGCACGCCGCCCTGCGCCGGGCGGCCGAGGACCGCTCGGTCCGGGCCGTGGTGCTCACCGGGACCGGGCGGGCGTTCTGCGCCGGCCAGGACCTGCGCGAGCTCAGCGGCGCGGTGGAGCAGGGGCAGGGCATCGGGGACCTGGTGCGCGAGCACTACAACCCCCTGGTGCTCACCATCACCGGCATGCCGAAGCCGGTCGTGGCCGCGGTCAACGGGGTGGCCGCCGGCGCCGGCGCGGCGCTCGCCTTCGCCTGCGACTTCCGGGTCGCCGCGGACACCGCCAGGTTCGTCATGGCGTTCACCGGGATCGGCCTCGCCCCCGACTCCGGCGCCTCGTGGACGCTGCAGCGGCTGGTCGGCCCGGCCCGGGCCAGGGAGATGCTGCTGCTCGGCGACCCGGTGGACGCGGCCCGGGCGCTGGAGATCGGCCTGGTGACCCGGGTGGTCCCCGCCGATGAGCTGCCGGCCGCGGCCCGGGAGCTCGCGCTGCGGCTCGCCCAGGGCCCGACCCTCGCCTACGCCGCGACCAAGCGGTTGCTGGACCACGCCGCCGCCAGCACGCTCGAGGCGGCGCTGGACCGCGAGGCGGAGCTGCAGGAGGGGCTCGTGCGCACGGCCGACCACGCGGCCGCGCGCAAGGCGTTCCTCAACAAGGAAAGGCCGCGCTTCGAAGGGCGTTGA
- a CDS encoding DNA-3-methyladenine glycosylase I, translating to MVTRCAWATSAPDYLAYHDEEWGRPVHGDDRVFERLTLEAFQSGLSWLTILRKRENFRAAFAGFSIPAVAAFGERDVERLLADPGIIRNRAKIEAAIVNARAALELPGGLSALVWKYAEPVSRAPASLADVPSQTPASRALAKELKRHGFRFVGPTTVYALMQAIGIVNDHVAGCWVREEVNALRSAAFPC from the coding sequence ATGGTGACCCGCTGCGCCTGGGCCACCTCGGCACCGGACTACCTCGCCTACCACGACGAGGAGTGGGGGCGGCCGGTCCACGGCGACGACCGCGTGTTCGAGCGGCTCACCCTGGAGGCGTTCCAGTCCGGCCTGTCGTGGCTCACCATCCTCCGCAAACGGGAGAACTTCCGCGCCGCCTTCGCCGGGTTCTCCATCCCCGCGGTGGCCGCCTTCGGCGAGCGGGACGTCGAGCGGCTGCTGGCCGACCCCGGGATCATCCGGAACCGCGCCAAGATCGAGGCGGCGATCGTCAACGCCCGCGCCGCCCTCGAGCTCCCCGGCGGCCTGTCCGCGCTGGTCTGGAAGTACGCCGAGCCGGTCTCCCGCGCGCCCGCGTCCCTCGCCGACGTCCCGTCGCAGACCCCGGCCTCCCGGGCCCTCGCCAAGGAGCTGAAGCGGCACGGCTTCCGGTTCGTCGGCCCGACCACCGTTTACGCGCTCATGCAGGCGATCGGCATCGTCAACGACCACGTCGCCGGGTGCTGGGTGCGCGAGGAGGTCAACGCCCTTCGAAGCGCGGCCTTTCCTTGTTGA
- the dapE gene encoding succinyl-diaminopimelate desuccinylase produces MRLDLAQDVGALTARLVDIESVSGAEEELADAIEEALRSLGHLRVLRDGNSVVARTELGRAERVVIAGHIDTVPVAGNLPSRLEGDLLYGCGAADMKSGLAVQLKLCLLTEPNRDLTFVFYDCEEVEAERNGLLRLTRRHPDWITGDFAVVMEPTDGEIEGGCQGSLRVEIVVPGARAHSARSWEGVNAIHAAEPILRILNEYEPRRPVVDGLQFREGLNAVGIRGGVAGNVIPDECVVTVNYRFAPDRTLEEAFGHVKELFGGFEVRLTDGAPGARPGLDHPAAAAFVAAMGGTPRAKLGWTDVARFSMLGMPAVNCGPGDPNLAHTVGEHVSLAKIADCERRMLAWLTS; encoded by the coding sequence ATGCGGCTTGACCTTGCCCAGGACGTGGGCGCGCTGACGGCGCGGCTGGTGGACATCGAGTCGGTGAGCGGCGCCGAGGAGGAGCTCGCCGACGCGATCGAGGAGGCGCTCCGCTCGCTCGGGCACCTGAGGGTGCTGCGGGACGGCAACAGCGTCGTGGCCCGGACCGAGCTGGGCCGCGCCGAGCGGGTGGTGATCGCCGGGCACATCGACACCGTGCCGGTGGCGGGCAACCTGCCCAGCCGGCTCGAGGGCGACCTGCTCTACGGCTGCGGCGCGGCGGACATGAAGAGCGGGCTCGCCGTCCAGCTCAAGCTCTGCCTGCTCACCGAGCCCAACCGCGACCTCACCTTCGTGTTCTACGACTGCGAGGAGGTCGAGGCCGAGCGCAACGGGCTGCTGCGGCTCACCCGCCGCCACCCCGACTGGATCACCGGCGACTTCGCCGTGGTGATGGAGCCGACGGACGGGGAGATCGAGGGCGGCTGCCAGGGCAGCCTGCGGGTCGAGATCGTGGTGCCGGGCGCCCGGGCGCACAGCGCCCGGTCCTGGGAGGGCGTGAACGCCATCCACGCGGCCGAGCCGATCCTCCGGATCCTCAACGAGTACGAGCCCCGGCGCCCGGTCGTCGACGGCCTGCAGTTCCGCGAGGGCCTCAACGCGGTCGGCATCCGGGGTGGCGTGGCCGGCAACGTGATCCCCGACGAGTGCGTGGTGACGGTGAACTACCGGTTCGCGCCGGACCGGACCCTGGAGGAGGCGTTCGGCCACGTCAAGGAGCTGTTCGGCGGCTTCGAGGTCCGGCTCACCGACGGGGCGCCCGGCGCCCGGCCGGGGCTCGACCACCCGGCCGCCGCCGCGTTCGTCGCGGCGATGGGCGGCACGCCGCGGGCGAAGCTCGGCTGGACCGACGTGGCGAGGTTCTCCATGCTCGGCATGCCGGCGGTCAACTGCGGGCCGGGTGACCCCAACCTCGCCCACACCGTCGGGGAGCACGTGAGCCTGGCGAAGATCGCCGACTGCGAGCGCCGGATGCTCGCCTGGCTGACCTCCTGA
- a CDS encoding TIGR00730 family Rossman fold protein produces MADRRIERRPGQLLLRGDMVPPTTYDQRLLDRRGRTDWLHEDPWRVLRIQSEFVEGFGALAELPKAVTVFGSARTPQDHPDYELGVRLGAALVKAGYAVITGGGPGLMEAANRGAYEAGGISVGLGIELPHEQRLNDYINLGIEFRYFFVRKTMFIKYACGFVALPGGFGTLDELFEALTLVQTRKVTSFPVILMGSKFWSPLIDWVRTTLVDTGKLTEEEAGLISLTDDPDEAVRIIIAAERRNNGQ; encoded by the coding sequence ATGGCCGATCGCCGCATCGAACGCCGGCCCGGTCAGCTGCTGCTCCGCGGCGACATGGTCCCCCCGACCACCTACGACCAGCGGCTGCTCGATCGCCGCGGCCGGACCGACTGGCTCCACGAGGACCCCTGGCGGGTGCTGCGGATCCAGTCGGAGTTCGTCGAGGGCTTCGGCGCGCTCGCCGAGCTGCCGAAGGCGGTGACCGTGTTCGGCTCCGCCCGGACCCCGCAGGACCACCCCGACTACGAGCTCGGCGTGCGGCTGGGCGCCGCGCTGGTCAAGGCGGGCTACGCGGTCATCACCGGGGGCGGACCGGGTTTGATGGAGGCGGCGAACCGGGGCGCCTACGAGGCCGGCGGCATCTCCGTGGGGCTCGGCATCGAGCTCCCCCACGAGCAGCGGCTGAACGACTACATCAACCTCGGCATCGAGTTCCGGTACTTCTTCGTCCGGAAGACGATGTTCATCAAATACGCCTGCGGGTTCGTCGCCCTCCCCGGTGGGTTCGGCACGCTGGACGAGCTGTTCGAGGCGCTCACCCTGGTGCAGACCCGGAAGGTGACCTCGTTCCCGGTCATCCTGATGGGCTCAAAGTTCTGGTCCCCGCTCATCGACTGGGTCCGCACCACGCTGGTGGACACCGGCAAGCTCACCGAGGAGGAGGCCGGCCTGATCTCGCTGACCGACGACCCCGACGAGGCCGTGCGGATCATCATCGCGGCCGAGCGCCGGAACAACGGTCAGTAG
- a CDS encoding TIGR00730 family Rossman fold protein, with translation MYVCVYCSSSEKIDQKYRDLARDAGTELARRGHTLVSGGAKVSCMGEIARAVRAAGGRTIGVIPRALVDVEIADTDADELIVTADMRERKGVMDARSDAFLVLPGGIGTLEELFEIWTTRVLGLHDRPLVVLDPWGFFAPLRELVARMHAEGFTRPNVFDVIAWAATIEEAFELLEKGARETAGGVAGRTP, from the coding sequence GTGTACGTCTGCGTGTACTGCTCCTCCAGCGAGAAGATCGATCAGAAGTACCGGGACCTCGCGCGGGACGCGGGCACCGAGCTGGCCCGGCGCGGCCACACCCTGGTGAGCGGCGGCGCGAAGGTCTCCTGCATGGGGGAGATCGCCCGGGCGGTGCGCGCCGCGGGCGGCCGCACGATCGGCGTGATCCCCCGGGCGCTGGTCGACGTGGAGATCGCCGACACCGATGCCGACGAGCTGATCGTCACGGCCGACATGCGGGAGCGCAAGGGCGTGATGGACGCCCGCTCCGACGCCTTCCTGGTGCTGCCCGGCGGCATCGGCACGCTGGAGGAGCTCTTCGAGATCTGGACCACCCGGGTGCTCGGCCTCCATGACCGCCCGCTGGTGGTGCTCGATCCGTGGGGGTTCTTCGCGCCGCTGCGCGAGCTCGTCGCCCGGATGCACGCGGAGGGGTTCACCCGGCCCAACGTGTTCGACGTGATCGCCTGGGCGGCAACGATCGAGGAGGCCTTCGAGCTGCTGGAGAAGGGGGCGCGGGAGACGGCGGGCGGCGTGGCCGGGCGAACCCCCTGA